From the Streptomyces syringium genome, one window contains:
- a CDS encoding Lrp/AsnC family transcriptional regulator: MDQIDRNILRELQDDGRLTIQELAQRVGLTSSPCMRRVRQLEQDGVIQGYRAVIDPEAVERGFEVLVSVEVKRDRGAVEAFEAALQDIPDVIEAYRLFGSPGCLLRIAVADITAYEQLWIERLTTLTGITEVNSQIIMKRIKTPQGLPVDR, from the coding sequence GTGGATCAGATTGACAGGAATATCTTGCGTGAGCTCCAGGACGACGGTCGGCTGACCATCCAGGAACTGGCCCAACGGGTCGGCCTCACGTCCTCACCGTGCATGCGCCGCGTTCGCCAGCTCGAACAGGACGGCGTCATCCAGGGCTACCGGGCGGTCATCGATCCCGAAGCCGTCGAAAGGGGCTTCGAGGTCCTCGTCTCCGTCGAGGTCAAACGCGACCGGGGCGCGGTCGAGGCGTTCGAGGCGGCGCTCCAGGACATCCCCGACGTCATCGAGGCGTACCGCCTCTTCGGTAGCCCGGGCTGTCTGCTGCGCATCGCGGTCGCCGACATCACCGCTTACGAGCAGTTGTGGATCGAGCGCCTCACCACGCTGACCGGCATCACCGAAGTCAATTCGCAGATCATTATGAAACGGATCAAGACGCCGCAGGGCCTTCCGGTCGACCGCTGA
- a CDS encoding asparaginase, protein MKQIVVISTGGTIASRWQGSGFAAEARGGDVLATAVVPAGLSVRVVDLMSVNSARLTTAQQLTLLRTVREVLADPAVDGIVVTHGTDTLEESAFLLDLHHDDPRPVVLTGAQRPFGAADGDGPRNLHDALLTAASVRDLGVVVVFDGQVHAARGTVKVRTLAADAFADPSGSPVAEMGADGVRVLRRPGRPAPLPLPPAATPLPRVDIVMHHCDADPLFFETAVKAGAQGIVLVATGAGNATPEISSAVREAVARGVLVAVTTRVPAGPVAEIYTHGGAVDLAASGAVLTGTLRAGQARIAVLAAILSATDPAERADALRHALGGAVPAATGARA, encoded by the coding sequence GTGAAGCAGATCGTCGTCATCAGCACGGGCGGGACGATCGCCAGCCGTTGGCAGGGGTCCGGGTTCGCCGCCGAAGCCCGGGGCGGGGACGTCCTGGCCACGGCCGTCGTACCCGCGGGCCTGTCCGTGCGGGTCGTCGACCTGATGAGCGTGAACAGCGCCCGGCTCACCACCGCACAACAGCTGACCCTGCTGCGCACCGTGCGCGAGGTGCTGGCCGATCCCGCCGTGGACGGCATCGTCGTCACGCACGGCACGGACACGCTGGAGGAGTCCGCCTTCCTGCTCGACCTCCATCACGACGACCCCCGGCCGGTGGTGCTCACCGGCGCCCAGCGCCCCTTCGGAGCGGCGGACGGCGACGGGCCGCGCAACCTCCACGACGCGCTGCTGACGGCGGCCTCGGTGCGTGACCTCGGTGTCGTGGTGGTCTTCGACGGGCAGGTGCACGCCGCGCGCGGGACGGTGAAGGTGCGGACCCTGGCCGCCGACGCGTTCGCCGACCCCTCCGGCAGCCCGGTCGCGGAGATGGGGGCCGACGGCGTGCGCGTCCTCCGGCGGCCCGGTCGCCCGGCGCCGCTGCCCCTGCCCCCGGCCGCCACGCCGCTGCCCCGCGTCGACATCGTCATGCACCACTGCGACGCCGATCCGCTGTTCTTCGAGACCGCCGTGAAGGCGGGCGCCCAGGGCATCGTCCTGGTGGCGACGGGAGCGGGCAACGCCACCCCCGAGATCAGCAGCGCGGTCCGCGAGGCGGTCGCCCGCGGTGTGCTCGTCGCCGTGACCACACGCGTGCCCGCCGGGCCGGTCGCGGAGATCTACACCCACGGCGGCGCCGTGGACCTCGCGGCCTCCGGAGCGGTACTCACCGGCACCCTGCGCGCCGGCCAGGCACGGATCGCCGTGCTCGCCGCGATCCTCTCCGCCACCGACCCGGCCGAACGCGCCGACGCGCTGCGCCACGCGCTCGGCGGCGCCGTGCCGGCAGCGACAGGCGCCCGGGCCTGA